A stretch of Arthrobacter sp. NEB 688 DNA encodes these proteins:
- the pepN gene encoding aminopeptidase N, translated as MPSLTRDEAVARAALISVDAVEVDLDLDRGADVFGSRTVLRFTSAATGASTFVDLRPVQLHAATLNGRSLDAAALDDGRLRLDDLAAENVLEVEATMAYGHDGQGLHRSTDPADDEDYVYGHLFLDAAPRVFACFDQPDLKVPYTVHVTTPQHWSVVGNGAAQQVSPGRWELATTQPLATYFVTVCAGPWVSVTAEHDGIPLGVHARRSLAGPLREQAEQMLATTRACFDHYHRLFGIRYPFGEYHQVFVPEFNAGAMENPGCVTFRDTYVFRGAATPDQVLERDNTIAHEMAHMWFGDLVTMRWWDDLWLNESFAEYMAYRASTEALGADEAWVEFAIVRKLWGYAAERSPSTHPVAGSPAPDALSALQNFDGISYAKGASVLRQLIAHIGDDAFVAGVSDYLRGHAFGNGELSEFLDAMARAAGRDLDGWAQAWLRTSGADRLALRRDGTLTRRVPADRPADRPHTLDVAAFDGDGEVLRARVVLDGEAATVDGVRDLPAHALVVPNAADLTWAEVSLDEETLDGLLGGFADVPDPLARAVLWTSLLGGMARAEVDPRLVVDLVESAWPREDDASVLTRVPLAATSSVVPLFLRPEEQAEALERVALAADVLADRAAGTDGPSGDALALVAARVWGRTGSDGERLERWARGEGLPAALTDDDDFRWIVMRRLAALGALDDAGLARAEEADRSLAGRLAALGVRAARPTAEAKEWAWSRLADDPDLSNYAALEIARGFWAGADTDLVRPYVPRVGDLLARMGERMGEDALSRVATALHPKWVVEDATRRESDALLTRRDISPGVTRALLDEDHVLREALASHRRFA; from the coding sequence ATGCCGTCCCTGACCCGCGACGAGGCCGTCGCCCGCGCCGCCCTGATCTCCGTCGACGCCGTCGAGGTCGACCTCGACCTGGACCGCGGCGCGGACGTCTTCGGCTCGCGCACCGTCCTGCGCTTCACGAGCGCCGCCACCGGCGCCTCGACGTTCGTCGACCTGCGCCCGGTGCAGCTGCACGCCGCCACCCTCAACGGCCGCTCGCTCGACGCGGCGGCGCTCGACGACGGCCGACTGCGCCTGGACGACCTCGCCGCCGAGAACGTCCTCGAGGTCGAGGCGACGATGGCGTACGGCCACGACGGCCAGGGCCTGCACCGCTCCACCGACCCGGCCGACGACGAGGACTACGTCTACGGGCACCTGTTCCTCGACGCCGCGCCGCGCGTCTTCGCGTGCTTCGACCAGCCCGACCTCAAGGTCCCGTACACGGTGCACGTCACGACGCCGCAGCACTGGAGCGTCGTGGGCAACGGTGCGGCGCAGCAGGTCTCGCCGGGCCGGTGGGAGCTCGCGACGACGCAGCCCCTGGCCACCTACTTCGTCACCGTGTGCGCCGGCCCGTGGGTGTCGGTCACCGCGGAGCACGACGGCATCCCGCTCGGGGTGCACGCCCGCCGCTCTCTCGCCGGGCCGCTGCGCGAGCAGGCCGAGCAGATGCTCGCGACGACGCGCGCCTGCTTCGACCACTACCACCGGCTCTTCGGCATCCGGTACCCCTTCGGCGAGTACCACCAGGTGTTCGTGCCGGAGTTCAACGCCGGCGCGATGGAGAACCCGGGCTGCGTGACCTTCCGCGACACCTACGTCTTCCGCGGCGCCGCGACCCCGGACCAGGTGCTCGAGCGCGACAACACGATCGCCCACGAGATGGCGCACATGTGGTTCGGCGACCTCGTGACGATGCGCTGGTGGGACGACCTCTGGCTCAACGAGTCCTTCGCCGAGTACATGGCCTACCGCGCCTCCACCGAGGCCCTCGGCGCCGACGAGGCGTGGGTCGAGTTCGCGATCGTCCGCAAGCTGTGGGGCTACGCCGCCGAGCGCTCGCCGAGCACGCACCCCGTCGCGGGGTCGCCGGCGCCGGACGCGCTCTCGGCGCTGCAGAACTTCGACGGCATCTCGTACGCCAAGGGCGCCTCCGTGCTGCGCCAGCTCATCGCGCACATCGGCGACGACGCCTTCGTGGCCGGCGTCTCGGACTACCTGCGCGGCCACGCCTTCGGCAACGGCGAGCTGAGCGAGTTCCTCGACGCGATGGCCCGCGCCGCCGGCCGCGACCTCGACGGCTGGGCGCAGGCCTGGCTGCGCACCTCGGGCGCCGACCGGCTCGCCCTGCGCCGCGACGGCACCCTGACCCGGCGCGTCCCCGCGGACCGGCCGGCCGACCGCCCCCACACCCTCGACGTCGCCGCGTTCGACGGCGACGGCGAGGTGCTGCGGGCCCGGGTCGTCCTCGACGGCGAGGCCGCGACGGTCGACGGCGTCCGAGACCTGCCCGCGCACGCGCTCGTCGTCCCGAACGCCGCGGACCTGACCTGGGCCGAGGTCTCCCTCGACGAGGAGACCCTCGACGGCCTGCTCGGCGGGTTCGCCGACGTCCCCGACCCGCTGGCGCGCGCCGTCCTCTGGACCTCGCTGCTCGGCGGGATGGCCCGGGCCGAGGTCGACCCGCGGCTCGTCGTCGATCTCGTCGAGTCCGCCTGGCCGCGCGAGGACGACGCCTCGGTGCTCACCCGGGTCCCGCTCGCCGCGACCTCGTCGGTCGTCCCGCTCTTCCTGCGCCCCGAGGAGCAGGCCGAGGCGCTCGAGCGGGTCGCGCTCGCGGCCGACGTCCTCGCCGACCGGGCCGCCGGGACGGACGGGCCCTCCGGCGACGCCCTCGCCCTCGTCGCCGCGCGCGTCTGGGGCCGCACGGGGTCGGACGGCGAGCGGCTGGAGCGCTGGGCCCGTGGCGAGGGGCTGCCGGCCGCCCTGACCGACGACGACGACTTCCGGTGGATCGTCATGCGTCGCCTGGCCGCCCTCGGCGCGCTCGACGACGCCGGGCTCGCGCGCGCCGAGGAGGCCGACCGCTCGCTCGCCGGTCGCCTGGCCGCGCTCGGGGTGCGGGCCGCCCGCCCGACCGCGGAGGCCAAGGAGTGGGCCTGGTCGCGCCTCGCCGACGACCCCGACCTGTCGAACTACGCCGCCCTCGAGATCGCGCGCGGCTTCTGGGCCGGCGCCGACACCGACCTCGTGCGGCCGTACGTCCCGCGCGTCGGCGACCTCCTGGCCCGGATGGGGGAGCGGATGGGCGAGGACGCGCTCTCGCGGGTCGCGACCGCGCTGCACCCCAAGTGGGTCGTCGAGGACGCGACGCGCCGGGAGTCCGACGCGCTGCTGACCCGCCGCGACATCTCGCCGGGGGTCACGCGCGCACTGCTCGACGAGGACCACGTGCTGCGCGAGGCGCTCGCGTCGCACCGCCGCTTCGCCTGA
- a CDS encoding YajQ family cyclic di-GMP-binding protein, with amino-acid sequence MADSSFDIVSKFDRQEIANAVNTAAKEIANRYDFKGVGASVELSGDVIKMEANSEDRCKAVLDVVETWLVKRGVSLKHLDIPEAGPRLSGKEYKLDVALKEGLTSENAKKITKMIRDEGPKSVKTQIQGDEVRVTSKSRDDLQAVQRLLTEADLDVALSYTNRR; translated from the coding sequence ATGGCCGACAGCAGCTTCGACATCGTCAGCAAGTTCGACCGCCAGGAGATCGCGAACGCCGTCAACACCGCGGCCAAGGAGATCGCCAACCGGTACGACTTCAAGGGGGTCGGCGCGAGCGTCGAGCTCTCCGGCGACGTCATCAAGATGGAGGCCAACAGCGAGGACCGCTGCAAGGCGGTGCTCGACGTCGTCGAGACGTGGCTGGTCAAGCGTGGCGTCTCGCTCAAGCACCTCGACATCCCCGAGGCCGGGCCGCGCCTGTCGGGCAAGGAGTACAAGCTCGACGTCGCGCTCAAGGAGGGCCTGACCTCCGAGAACGCCAAGAAGATCACGAAGATGATCCGCGACGAGGGGCCCAAGAGCGTCAAGACGCAGATCCAGGGCGACGAGGTGCGCGTCACGAGCAAGTCCCGCGACGACCTCCAGGCCGTCCAGCGCCTGCTCACCGAGGCCGACCTCGACGTCGCGCTCAGCTACACCAACCGCCGCTGA
- a CDS encoding magnesium chelatase has translation MSAPPAVSTVGELRASGHTARGVHVEIRENLLAALREGRDPWPGMHGFGTTVIPRLERALLAGHDIVLLGERGQGKTRLLRSIVGLLDEWTPVIEGSELGEHPYEPITVESRRRAAELGDALPVAWRHRDERYAEKLATPDTSVADLIGDVDPMRVAEGRRLGDPETIHFGLIPRSHRGVVAINELPDLAERIQVAMLNVMEERDIQIRGYVLRLPLDVLVVASANPEDYTNRGRIITPLKDRFGAEIRTHYPREVDDEVAVIRQEATLVAQVPDFLVEIVARFTRGLRGSSSVDQRSGVSARFAIAATETVAAAALHRATSQGEDEAVARVVDLEAALEVLRGKVELETGEEGREREVLGHLLRTATAETARRRLGGIDLALLVEAIEEGAMVATGEQVTARTFLDALPVLGESDVYDKVAERLDATTEGERASAMELALEGLYLARRIGKDSDGAETVYG, from the coding sequence ATGAGCGCCCCACCGGCCGTCAGCACCGTCGGCGAGCTGCGCGCGTCGGGCCACACGGCCCGCGGCGTGCACGTCGAGATCCGCGAGAACCTCCTCGCCGCCCTGCGCGAGGGCCGCGACCCGTGGCCGGGGATGCACGGCTTCGGGACGACGGTCATCCCCCGGCTGGAGCGGGCGCTGCTCGCCGGCCACGACATCGTCCTGCTCGGCGAGCGCGGGCAGGGCAAGACCCGCCTGCTGCGCAGCATCGTCGGGCTCCTCGACGAGTGGACGCCGGTCATCGAGGGCTCCGAGCTGGGCGAGCACCCCTACGAGCCGATCACCGTCGAGTCGCGGCGCCGGGCCGCCGAGCTCGGCGACGCCCTGCCCGTCGCGTGGCGCCACCGCGACGAGCGCTACGCCGAGAAGCTCGCGACCCCCGACACGAGCGTGGCCGACCTCATCGGCGACGTCGACCCGATGCGCGTCGCCGAGGGCCGTCGGCTCGGCGACCCCGAGACGATCCACTTCGGCCTCATCCCGCGCAGCCACCGCGGGGTCGTCGCCATCAACGAGCTGCCCGACCTCGCCGAGCGCATCCAGGTCGCGATGCTCAACGTCATGGAGGAGCGCGACATCCAGATCCGCGGGTACGTCCTGCGGCTGCCGCTCGACGTCCTCGTCGTCGCGAGCGCCAACCCCGAGGACTACACCAACCGCGGGCGGATCATCACCCCGCTCAAGGACCGCTTCGGCGCCGAGATCCGCACGCACTACCCGCGCGAGGTCGACGACGAGGTCGCCGTCATCCGCCAGGAGGCGACGCTCGTCGCGCAGGTCCCGGACTTCCTCGTCGAGATCGTCGCCCGCTTCACGCGCGGCCTGCGGGGGTCGAGCTCGGTCGACCAGCGCTCCGGCGTCTCGGCGCGCTTCGCCATCGCGGCCACCGAGACCGTCGCCGCCGCCGCGCTGCACCGCGCGACCTCGCAGGGCGAGGACGAGGCCGTGGCCCGCGTCGTCGACCTCGAGGCCGCGCTCGAGGTCCTGCGCGGCAAGGTCGAGCTCGAGACCGGCGAGGAGGGGCGCGAGCGCGAGGTGCTCGGTCACCTGCTGCGCACCGCGACCGCCGAGACGGCCCGGCGCCGGCTCGGCGGCATCGACCTCGCCCTGCTCGTCGAGGCCATCGAGGAGGGCGCCATGGTCGCGACCGGCGAGCAGGTGACCGCCCGGACCTTCCTCGACGCCCTGCCCGTGCTCGGCGAGTCCGACGTCTACGACAAGGTCGCCGAGCGCCTGGACGCGACGACCGAGGGCGAGCGCGCCAGCGCGATGGAGCTCGCGCTCGAGGGCCTCTACCTCGCCCGGCGCATCGGCAAGGACAGCGACGGGGCGGAGACCGTCTATGGCTGA
- a CDS encoding VWA domain-containing protein, protein MADRGSRRSRFTRYGGGDPLAPPVDLREALDAIGEDVMAGYSPERAMRELLRQGTRDHPGLDELARRVAERRRELLQRHNLDGTLEEVRRLLDEAVLAERKQLARDLDDDARFAEMRIENLSPTPAAAVSELSDYAWRSSEGRQKYEEIKDLLGRELLDQRFAGMKQALENASDEDRAAVEEMVRDLGDLLEAHARGDDTSQQFRDFMDKHGDFFPEQPETVEELVDALAARAAAAQRMMASMSPEQRAELMQLSQQAFGSPGLMDQLSRLDGLLQGLRPGEDWGGSERFDGEQGLGLGDGTGVLQDLAQLDALSEQLSQSGPGSRMDDVDLDALARHLGQDAAVDARALADLERALRDSGMLTRSSDGSLRLSPKAMRELGKSLLRDVAGRLSSRGGQRDTRQAGAAGEQSGGTRAWEFGDTEPWDTTRTMTNAITRVVGEGGDPAQGMRLDIRDVEVTETEARTRAAVALLVDTSFSMAMDGRWVPMKRTALALHQLVSTRFRGDDLQLVAFARHARTMDIETLTGLDAEWDKGTNLHHALLLANRHFRKHPDAQPVLLIVTDGEPTSHLEPGGGVFFDYPPHPRTLALAVRELDASARLGAQVTFFRLGDDPGLARFVDSMARRARGRVVAPELGDLGAAVVGSYLDGRAPGQAAFGSYRDLFGGRGFWAG, encoded by the coding sequence ATGGCTGACCGGGGGTCGAGGCGCTCGCGCTTCACCCGGTACGGGGGCGGCGACCCGCTGGCCCCGCCGGTCGACCTGCGCGAGGCGCTCGACGCCATCGGCGAGGACGTCATGGCCGGCTACTCGCCCGAGCGCGCGATGCGCGAGCTGCTGCGCCAGGGCACCCGCGACCACCCCGGGCTCGACGAGCTGGCCCGCCGGGTGGCCGAGCGGCGGCGCGAGCTGCTCCAGCGCCACAACCTCGACGGCACCCTCGAGGAGGTGCGCCGGCTGCTCGACGAGGCGGTGCTCGCCGAGCGCAAGCAGCTGGCCCGCGACCTCGACGACGACGCGCGCTTCGCCGAGATGCGCATCGAGAACCTCTCCCCCACACCGGCGGCCGCGGTGAGCGAGCTGTCGGACTATGCGTGGCGCTCGTCCGAGGGGCGGCAGAAGTACGAGGAGATCAAGGACCTGCTGGGCCGCGAGCTGCTCGACCAGCGCTTCGCCGGGATGAAGCAGGCCCTCGAGAACGCGAGCGACGAGGACCGCGCCGCCGTCGAGGAGATGGTCCGCGACCTCGGCGACCTGCTCGAGGCGCACGCCCGCGGCGACGACACCTCGCAGCAGTTCCGGGACTTCATGGACAAGCACGGCGACTTCTTCCCCGAGCAGCCGGAGACCGTCGAGGAGCTCGTCGACGCCCTCGCCGCCCGGGCCGCCGCGGCCCAGCGGATGATGGCCTCGATGTCGCCCGAGCAGCGCGCCGAGCTCATGCAGCTGTCCCAGCAGGCCTTCGGCTCACCGGGACTCATGGACCAGCTCTCGCGCCTCGACGGCCTGCTGCAGGGCCTGCGCCCCGGCGAGGACTGGGGCGGCTCCGAGCGGTTCGACGGCGAGCAGGGGCTCGGGCTCGGTGACGGCACCGGCGTGCTCCAGGACCTCGCGCAGCTCGACGCGCTCTCCGAGCAGCTGTCGCAGTCCGGGCCGGGGTCGCGGATGGACGACGTCGACCTCGACGCCCTCGCGCGTCACCTCGGGCAGGACGCCGCCGTCGACGCCCGCGCGCTCGCCGACCTCGAGCGGGCGCTGCGCGACAGCGGGATGCTCACCCGCTCCTCCGACGGGTCGCTCCGCCTGTCCCCCAAGGCGATGCGCGAGCTCGGCAAGTCCCTCCTGCGCGACGTCGCCGGTCGGCTGTCGAGCCGCGGCGGCCAGCGCGACACCCGCCAGGCCGGGGCCGCCGGCGAGCAGAGCGGTGGGACGCGGGCGTGGGAGTTCGGTGACACCGAGCCCTGGGACACCACCCGCACGATGACCAACGCCATCACCCGCGTCGTCGGCGAGGGCGGCGACCCGGCGCAGGGGATGCGCCTGGACATCCGCGACGTCGAGGTGACCGAGACCGAGGCCCGCACCCGGGCCGCGGTGGCGCTGCTCGTCGACACCTCGTTCTCCATGGCGATGGACGGCCGCTGGGTGCCGATGAAGCGCACCGCGCTCGCGCTGCACCAGCTCGTCTCGACCCGCTTCCGCGGCGACGACCTCCAGCTCGTCGCGTTCGCCCGGCACGCACGGACGATGGACATCGAGACGCTGACCGGCCTCGACGCCGAGTGGGACAAGGGCACGAACCTCCACCACGCGCTGCTGCTCGCGAACCGGCACTTCCGCAAGCACCCCGACGCCCAGCCGGTGCTGCTCATCGTGACGGACGGCGAGCCGACGTCGCACCTCGAGCCCGGCGGCGGCGTGTTCTTCGACTACCCGCCGCATCCGCGTACCTTGGCGCTGGCCGTCCGCGAGCTCGACGCCTCGGCGCGGCTCGGGGCGCAGGTGACGTTCTTCCGCCTCGGCGACGACCCGGGCCTGGCCCGCTTCGTCGACTCGATGGCCCGGCGGGCGCGCGGGCGGGTCGTCGCGCCGGAGCTCGGGGACCTCGGGGCAGCGGTCGTCGGGTCCTACCTCGACGGGCGCGCGCCCGGGCAGGCGGCCTTCGGCTCCTACCGCGACCTCTTCGGGGGCCGCGGCTTCTGGGCCGGCTGA
- a CDS encoding S8 family serine peptidase produces MTRHTRSRRLAAATSAVAIGGALLAGSAAAAPTAPTAPAAPSAEAPSTPVPIVTPDGEVFSYVLNAKHANRGQTRLVSKAVAKAGGVVVQEWPQIGVVVAHSDRAAFRADVAKAAGRALDSVGATRTVPVSEVAPASTARSRAADDAQATRKDTDVESSSSRPVPTDPREVEQWDMQMIKADHAHDITDGSRKVLVGVLDSGIDADHPDLVANLDVRNSVNCSDSGRPSRTGWEPTTSDHGTHVAGTIAAARNGVGIVGVAPNVRMASVKVVNDDGFIYPEYAVCGFVEAGLKKMDVTNNSYYVDPFEFWCEDQPDQAAAKEAVRRAVTWSTKQGVVHAAAAGNSGKDLANKSSFQDTTSPNDGTPVTRTINSGCQDIPTELDGVVTVSSVERFPTDTLGSRLSSFSNRGLGVIDVAAPGSRILSTVVADNGYGLKSGTSMASPHVAGVLALMKSAHPSWKPAKMIEKLRQQADDKACSAATAGVPCVGPTRDNSYFGEGMVDALDAVS; encoded by the coding sequence GTGACCCGTCACACCCGTTCCCGCCGACTCGCCGCCGCGACCTCCGCGGTGGCGATCGGCGGCGCCCTGCTCGCCGGCTCCGCCGCGGCCGCGCCGACCGCGCCGACCGCGCCGGCCGCCCCGAGCGCCGAGGCCCCGTCGACCCCCGTGCCGATCGTCACCCCCGACGGCGAGGTCTTCAGCTACGTCCTCAACGCCAAGCACGCCAACCGCGGCCAGACCCGCCTCGTGAGCAAGGCGGTGGCGAAGGCCGGCGGCGTCGTCGTCCAGGAGTGGCCGCAGATCGGCGTCGTCGTCGCCCACTCCGACCGCGCGGCCTTCCGCGCCGACGTCGCGAAGGCGGCGGGCCGGGCGCTCGACTCGGTCGGCGCGACCCGCACCGTCCCGGTCTCCGAGGTCGCGCCCGCGTCCACCGCGCGCAGCCGGGCCGCCGACGACGCGCAGGCCACCCGGAAGGACACCGACGTCGAGTCGTCGTCGAGCCGTCCGGTGCCCACCGACCCGCGCGAGGTCGAGCAGTGGGACATGCAGATGATCAAGGCCGACCACGCCCACGACATCACCGACGGCTCGCGCAAGGTCCTCGTCGGCGTCCTCGACAGCGGCATCGACGCCGACCACCCCGACCTCGTCGCCAACCTCGACGTGCGGAACTCGGTGAACTGCAGCGACTCCGGCCGTCCGAGCAGGACCGGCTGGGAGCCCACGACGAGCGACCACGGCACCCACGTCGCCGGGACGATCGCCGCCGCCCGCAACGGCGTCGGCATCGTCGGCGTCGCGCCGAACGTGCGGATGGCCTCGGTCAAGGTCGTCAACGACGACGGCTTCATCTACCCCGAGTACGCCGTCTGCGGGTTCGTCGAGGCGGGCCTGAAGAAGATGGACGTCACGAACAACAGCTACTACGTCGACCCGTTCGAGTTCTGGTGCGAGGACCAGCCCGACCAGGCCGCGGCCAAGGAGGCCGTGCGCCGCGCCGTCACGTGGTCGACGAAGCAGGGCGTCGTCCACGCCGCCGCCGCCGGCAACTCGGGCAAGGACCTGGCGAACAAGAGCTCCTTCCAGGACACCACGAGCCCGAACGACGGCACCCCCGTCACCCGGACCATCAACAGCGGGTGCCAGGACATCCCCACCGAGCTCGACGGGGTCGTCACGGTCTCGTCGGTCGAGCGCTTCCCGACCGACACGCTGGGCAGCCGCCTCTCGAGCTTCTCGAACCGTGGCCTCGGCGTCATCGACGTCGCGGCCCCGGGCTCGCGCATCCTCTCGACCGTCGTCGCCGACAACGGCTACGGCCTCAAGAGCGGCACCTCGATGGCCTCGCCGCACGTGGCCGGCGTGCTCGCGCTCATGAAGTCGGCGCACCCCTCGTGGAAGCCGGCGAAGATGATCGAGAAGCTCCGCCAGCAGGCCGACGACAAGGCCTGCTCGGCGGCGACCGCCGGCGTGCCGTGCGTCGGCCCGACGCGCGACAACAGCTACTTCGGTGAGGGCATGGTCGACGCCCTCGACGCGGTGAGCTGA
- a CDS encoding AI-2E family transporter encodes MSETTPTATAGTDPHILDPAHRTDRRRTVAVVGVLLGVAVLGFVLWRGSSMVFYVVMSWFVALAMEPAVARLTRWMPRAAATATVMLTALVALGAFLYLFGSLLVDQLTALVSAVPGIASDVLEQLNRATGSQYTYDDLLEQAGISPSDLSGYAQNVAFGVFGFLTALLGAFFGVFVVAFLVFYISAGMPRLRLWLAGRMNPRVQVPFLTAWDLAKVKVGNYIAARVVLASLNALASSVAFFLLDLPYWLPLALWTGLVAQFIPNIGTYVSIALAVVVGLTSPDPWLGVWVLVWGIAYQQVENLTIEPRISARAVDVHPAVSFGAALLGAQLFGLSGALMGVPLAATAMAMLEIYQRRYEITPATEERVAALVAPRVDPEEDEPELPALEEARRAAEEHAAAEDHPTPR; translated from the coding sequence ATGAGCGAGACCACGCCCACCGCCACGGCGGGCACCGACCCCCACATCCTCGACCCCGCCCACCGCACCGACCGCCGGCGCACCGTCGCCGTCGTCGGTGTGCTGCTCGGCGTCGCGGTGCTCGGCTTCGTCCTGTGGCGCGGCAGCTCGATGGTCTTCTACGTCGTCATGAGCTGGTTCGTCGCGCTCGCGATGGAGCCGGCCGTCGCGCGCCTCACCCGCTGGATGCCGCGCGCCGCCGCCACCGCCACGGTGATGCTCACGGCGCTGGTCGCCCTCGGGGCGTTCCTCTATCTCTTCGGCAGCCTCCTCGTCGACCAGCTGACCGCGCTCGTCTCGGCCGTGCCGGGCATCGCCTCGGACGTCCTCGAGCAGCTGAACCGGGCCACCGGGTCGCAGTACACCTACGACGACCTCCTCGAGCAGGCCGGCATCTCGCCCTCGGACCTCAGCGGCTACGCCCAGAACGTCGCCTTCGGCGTCTTCGGGTTCCTCACCGCGCTGCTCGGGGCGTTCTTCGGCGTCTTCGTCGTCGCCTTCCTCGTCTTCTACATCTCCGCGGGGATGCCCCGCCTGCGGCTCTGGCTCGCCGGCCGGATGAACCCGCGCGTCCAGGTGCCGTTCCTCACCGCGTGGGACCTCGCGAAGGTCAAGGTCGGCAACTACATCGCCGCCCGCGTCGTCCTCGCCTCGCTCAACGCGCTCGCGAGCAGCGTCGCCTTCTTCCTCCTCGACCTGCCGTACTGGCTGCCGCTGGCCCTGTGGACCGGTCTCGTCGCGCAGTTCATCCCGAACATCGGCACCTACGTGTCGATCGCGCTCGCGGTCGTCGTCGGCCTCACCTCGCCCGACCCCTGGCTCGGGGTGTGGGTGCTCGTCTGGGGCATCGCCTACCAGCAGGTCGAGAACCTCACCATCGAGCCGCGGATCTCGGCCCGGGCGGTCGACGTCCATCCCGCCGTGTCGTTCGGGGCGGCGCTGCTCGGGGCGCAGCTCTTCGGGCTGTCCGGGGCGCTCATGGGCGTCCCGCTCGCGGCGACGGCGATGGCGATGCTCGAGATCTACCAGCGCCGCTACGAGATCACGCCGGCCACCGAGGAGCGGGTCGCCGCTCTCGTCGCGCCGCGCGTCGACCCGGAGGAGGACGAGCCCGAGCTCCCCGCGCTGGAGGAGGCGCGCCGGGCCGCCGAGGAGCACGCGGCCGCCGAGGACCACCCCACTCCCCGCTGA
- a CDS encoding glycoside hydrolase family 3 N-terminal domain-containing protein, protein MPTADPRDVAAVLQPGFVGTVVPGWLRAAQADGLVSVCLYGENTGPGGGVAEVCSTLRRELPGLLVAADEEGGDVTRLHYPGGSTSVGNAVLGRLDDTGLTRRAAAHLGAELAGLGVGLDLAPVVDVNSSSRNPVIGVRSFGDDPAVVARHTAAWVEGLQGAGVAACAKHFPGHGDTVTDSHHGLPRVEVPLEVLRERELVPFRAAVEAGVACVMTSHVVVPALDFDRPATFSPTVLGVLRDELGFDGVLVSDALDMAGASATTGVPEAAVRALAAGVDLLCLGSATGPERFDAVRAAVAEAVETGRLPAPRLAEAAGRVRALAARYADPTPAVGPDLPPVEAVVPALTLTDAARGFAADPAPLAVVQVGSASNLAVGAVAWGPAALGVTVAEADVPAGARVAVVGRAVGVDHPARAAAERLRARGHHVVLVECGWPREDADVVTWGASPAVARALLVALGAPAGPSPTGSP, encoded by the coding sequence ATGCCCACCGCCGACCCCCGCGACGTCGCGGCCGTCCTCCAGCCGGGGTTCGTCGGCACGGTGGTGCCCGGGTGGCTGCGGGCCGCCCAGGCCGACGGGCTGGTGTCGGTCTGCCTCTACGGCGAGAACACCGGCCCCGGCGGCGGGGTGGCGGAGGTCTGCTCCACCCTGCGCCGCGAGCTGCCGGGGCTGCTCGTCGCCGCCGACGAGGAGGGTGGCGACGTCACGCGGCTGCACTACCCCGGCGGCTCGACCTCGGTCGGCAACGCCGTGCTCGGCCGCCTCGACGACACCGGCCTGACCCGCCGCGCGGCGGCGCACCTCGGGGCGGAGCTCGCCGGGCTCGGGGTCGGCCTCGACCTCGCGCCCGTCGTCGACGTCAACTCCTCGTCTCGCAACCCCGTCATCGGCGTGCGGTCCTTCGGCGACGACCCGGCCGTGGTGGCGCGGCACACGGCGGCGTGGGTCGAGGGGCTGCAGGGCGCCGGGGTCGCGGCCTGCGCCAAGCACTTCCCCGGCCACGGCGACACCGTCACCGACTCGCACCACGGCCTGCCGCGCGTCGAGGTGCCGCTCGAGGTGCTCCGCGAGCGCGAGCTCGTGCCGTTCCGGGCGGCGGTCGAGGCCGGCGTCGCCTGCGTGATGACCTCGCACGTCGTCGTGCCGGCCCTCGACTTCGACCGCCCGGCGACGTTCTCCCCCACCGTCCTCGGCGTGCTGCGCGACGAGCTCGGCTTCGACGGGGTTCTCGTCAGCGACGCCCTCGACATGGCCGGGGCCAGCGCCACGACGGGCGTCCCCGAGGCCGCGGTGCGCGCGCTGGCCGCCGGCGTCGACCTGCTCTGCCTCGGGTCGGCCACCGGGCCGGAGCGGTTCGACGCCGTGCGCGCGGCCGTCGCCGAGGCGGTCGAGACCGGGCGGCTGCCGGCGCCTCGGCTCGCGGAGGCCGCCGGGCGGGTGCGCGCCCTGGCCGCCCGGTACGCCGACCCGACACCGGCGGTCGGGCCGGACCTGCCGCCCGTCGAGGCCGTCGTCCCCGCGCTCACCCTGACCGACGCGGCGCGCGGCTTCGCCGCCGACCCGGCGCCGCTCGCCGTCGTCCAGGTGGGGAGCGCGAGCAACCTCGCCGTCGGGGCCGTCGCCTGGGGGCCCGCGGCCCTCGGGGTCACCGTGGCCGAGGCGGACGTGCCCGCCGGTGCGCGGGTGGCGGTCGTCGGCCGCGCGGTCGGCGTCGACCATCCGGCCCGGGCCGCGGCCGAGCGGCTGCGGGCGCGGGGCCACCACGTCGTCCTCGTCGAGTGCGGGTGGCCGCGCGAGGACGCCGACGTCGTCACCTGGGGCGCCTCCCCCGCGGTGGCTCGCGCCCTGCTCGTCGCGCTCGGGGCACCGGCCGGGCCGTCGCCCACCGGCAGCCCCTAG